In Haematobia irritans isolate KBUSLIRL chromosome 1, ASM5000362v1, whole genome shotgun sequence, a genomic segment contains:
- the LOC142237173 gene encoding arrestin domain-containing protein 3-like: MLSSCDFQLNNPHGIYYSGQTISGTIVLKIPSSMDIESINIRFLGEARVTWEETQNYEKDGEIGSLKVDFHAMETFVDNSILVRGPGQLSEGTYDYAINILLLHNCPSSCEGKFGYIRYTLSLIIDEGQSSNKKFKKIVTVFLAKDLNVNPAYKVPIQAEETTSLGCCLCTNEKITYILRIPFGAYVVGQILRYSLLIENQSLTDINGYVVQFNELMIFEARLPHRRKQETKSILVHQIYENKCLRLSNKEFRGEIILPSLIPDTDGSGIIQIQHSLDFVFETDDSNVNKTISVPIVIGTEAIRESLMPTDDRFTSTETPIPYIPGNMNEPPAYGDICT; encoded by the exons atgcTGTCATCAtgtgattttcaattaaataaccCCCATGGAATCTACTACAGCGGTCAAACTATATCTGGCacaattgttttgaaaatacCCTCAAGCATGGATATTGAAA GTATAAATATACGGTTTTTGGGTGAAGCAAGAGTTACATGGGAAGAAACTCAGAATTACGAAAAAGATGGTGAGATAGGGTCACTCAAGGTAGACTTTCATGCCATGGAAACGTTCGTAGATAATAGCATCCTTGTTCGAGGACCTGGACAATTATCAGAGGGAACATATGACTATGCAATTAATATTCTTTTGCTGCACAATTGTCCCTCCTCTTGCGAAGGCAAATTTGGATATATACGTTATACGTTAAGTCTAATTATCGATGAAGGACAAAGTTCaaataagaaatttaaaaaaattgtaacagttTTCCTAGCTAAAGATCTTAACGTAAATCCAGCGTATAAG GTACCCATTCAAGCCGAAGAAACTACTTCTTTAGGTTGCTGTCTATGTACCAACGAAAAAATCACATATATCCTTCGAATACCCTTTGGGGCTTATGTTGTTGGACAAATTCTTCGATACTCCCTATTGATAGAAAACCAATCTTTGACCGATATAAATGGTTATGTTGTACAATTTAATGAACTGATGATATTCGAAGCTCGCCTACCGCATCGTCGTAAGCAGGAAACTAAATCCATCCTGGTGCATCAAATATACGAGAATAAATGTTTACGTCTTTCAAACAAGGAATTTCGTGGTGAAATAATATTACCCTCACTAATACCAGATACTGATGGTAGTGGAATTATACAAATACAACACTCATTGGATTTTGTATTTGAAACGGATGATAGCAATGTAAATAAGACCATTTCAGTACCCATAGTCATTGGCACAGAAGCCATTAGAGAAAGTTTGATGCCA
- the LOC142220086 gene encoding arrestin domain-containing protein 3-like: MPSTCLFELDHSNGVYYSGQTINGTIKLTTSSEKNVHNVRIAFKGEGKVKWDESYTTSTGNGNTVTNTICYRAHEVYVSNETVVHGEGKLPMGQHTYTFSIILPLQCPTSCEGRYGHIRYGISLILNRVLRFDNVYHRPLTVLKTVDLNLNPVFKLPLLAEDNASVCCWPCSGGKMIYSLRVPFGAYSPGQLVKYALAIQNQTMANTNGYLLEFIQRKTFTVTSPQRKQRQTKNTLVKRTYSETCLRLTNRIFEGEFRIPSISPTTDPSSIIHVDYKLKLTIYMMGCHKSRDISVPIFIGTIPLRESLVAAVEVVTPTAPEPEILKENPETATSDMPPSYLDLKPPSYEATVECDSHFVDHDVDKHHRVDDFKPLYPMYS; encoded by the exons ATGCCTTCAACCTGCCTATTTGAATTGGATCATAGCAATGGTGTTTACTACAGTGGCCAGACCATCAATGGAACCATAAAATTAACAACAAGCTCAGAGAAAAATGTTCACA ATGTACGCATTGCCTTCAAGGGTGAAGGCAAAGTTAAATGGGATGAATCATATACCACATCTACAGGAAATGGAAATACAGTTACCAATACAATCTGCTATAGAGCCCATGAGGTGTATGTAAGTAATGAGACTGTGGTACATGGCGAGGGTAAATTGCCTATGGGCCAACACACTTATACATTCAGCATAATATTGCCGCTACAATGCCCCACATCGTGTGAAGGACGCTATGGTCATATACGTTATGGAATATCGTTAATATTGAATAGGGTCTTACGTTTCGATAATGTCTACCATAGGCCATTGACCGTTCTAAAAACGGTGGATTTGAATTTAAACCCTGTATTCAAG CTTCCTCTTTTGGCTGAAGACAATGCCAGTGTATGTTGTTGGCCCTGCTCTGGTGGCAAAATGATATATTCGCTTCGTGTACCCTTTGGAGCCTATTCTCCAGGCCAGTTGGTCAAATATGCTTTGGCCATACAAAATCAAACCATGGCAAATACCAATGGATATTTACTGGAATTTATACAAAGAAAGACTTTTACAGTCACTTCGCCTCAACGAAAGcaaagacaaactaaaaataCTTTAGTAAAAAGGACGTATTCGGAGACTTGTTTACGTCTTACCAATCGCATATTTGAGGGTGAATTTCGTATACCTTCAATTTCACCCACAACCGACCCCAGTTCCATTATACATGTTGactataaattgaaattgaccaTCTATATGATGGGATGCCACAAGTCTAGGGATATATCTGTGCCAATATTCATTGGCACTATACCACTGAGAGAAAGCCTAGTAGCTGCTGTAGAAGTAGTAACGCCCACAGCTCCTGAACCAGAAATCTTGAAAGAAAATCCCGAAACCGCTACCTCAGATATGCCACCCAGTTACTTAGACTTGA AACCACCTTCCTACGAGGCTACAGTGGAATGTGATTCCCATTTTGTTGATCATGACGTAGATAAACATCATCGCGTAGACGATTTCAAACCTCTCTACCCCATGTACTCATAG
- the LOC142220085 gene encoding arrestin domain-containing protein 17, whose amino-acid sequence MASNCVISFDQNEYGTYFTGQLLTGKVIITLNKSKKFKGIKLQICGYAQCQWRQRHGRRKPIYKSNLKRKHVYHGHEDYIASTTFLVGSEDGSTFAIEPGTHTYTFSCPIPVNCPSSFEGAYGHVRYLVKVTTIRPGSSNRTYTKGFTVLKMMDLNREGQLLKSPAFNESMESFCFFTSQTVSLRVDIMQTGYVPGQMVLVSSHIKNHSSIDVKKILICLNLRATYTSDSPCMRTTGEKLCLIKKYCGSVPRHSERDYAEVIRVPATPPTCDHLSKVVRISYEICVVAVMNHLMHNPKSVIPITVGNVPLVMPSAPVVTPRMDDVPTTSACAMQRAEGNDHSLLSEETEVEFELPPPTYEEAMFMTTNLADDDVNTVSEQANFTPRYPVFDVDSVAQTAPPNPPLKKKKKKKKTNQELQVQDILDEKPPRESPIEI is encoded by the exons GAATCAAACTTCAAATATGCGGTTATGCCCAATGCCAGTGGCGTCAACGACATGGCCGCCGCAAACCCATTTACAAATCAAATCTAAAGAGAAAACATGTCTATCATGGTCATGAGGATTATATAGCATCGACTACCTTCCTTGTGGGTTCAGAAGATGGCAGTACTTTCGCCATAGAACCTGGAACCCATACCTATACATTTTCTTGTCCTATACCTGTCAATTGTCCATCATCCTTTGAAGGAGCCTATGGTCATGTCCGGTATTTAGTCAAAGTGACCACAATAAGACCTGGTTCATCCAATCGAACTTATACCAAAGGTTTTACAGTTTTGAAGATGATGGACCTCAACAGAGAAGGTCAACTTTTAAAG aGTCCAGCCTTTAATGAGAGCATGGAGAGTTTTTGCTTTTTCACTTCTCAAACGGTGAGCCTACGTGTAGATATTATGCAAACCGGTTATGTTCCTGGGCAAATGGTTCTGGTCAGTTCCCATATCAAAAACCATTCCAGCATtgatgttaagaaaattttgatatgcctGAATTTACGAGCCACTTATACCTCGGATAGCCCGTGTATGCGTACCACCGGTGAAAAGTTGTGTctgattaaaaaatattgtggctCTGTCCCCAGGCACAGTGAAAGGGATTATGCTGAAGTTATTCGAGTTCCAGCGACACCACCCACATGTGATCACCTCAGTAAAGTTGTACGAATCTCCTATGAGATTTGTGTGGTAGCTGTAATGAATCATCTGATGCACAATCCCAAATCTGTAATACCTATAACGGTGGGAAATGTTCCCTTGGTAATGCCATCAGCGCCAGTAGTAACACCCAGAATGGATGATGTTCCCACAACATCGGCTTGTGCCATGCAAAGGGCAGAGGGTAATGATCACAGTTTATTGAGTGAAGAAACGGAAGTTGAATTTGAATTGC CTCCTCCCACCTATGAAGAGGCCATGTTTATGACCACCAATTTAGCTGATGATGATGTAAATACCGTAAGCGAACAGGCTAATTTTACCCCACGATATCCGGTCTTCGATGTCGATTCCGTGGCTCAAACTGCTCCACCAAATCCTCCTCTtaagaaaaagaagaagaaaaagaaaactaatcaagaGCTACAAGTTCAGGATATTCTGGATGAAAAACCCCCTAGAGAGTCACCCATTGAAATATGA